In a genomic window of Methylobacter sp. YRD-M1:
- a CDS encoding antibiotic biosynthesis monooxygenase family protein, giving the protein MIFEIALLEVRKGQELEFESSFRQAQAIISSMPGYLGHELNRCIERDNQYALLVRWETVEHHEVGFRKSPQYQEWRKRLHHFYDPFPTVLHYQAVAGVGSAS; this is encoded by the coding sequence ATGATTTTTGAGATCGCATTACTTGAAGTTCGCAAAGGACAGGAACTCGAATTCGAATCCTCGTTCCGTCAGGCGCAGGCTATTATTTCTTCAATGCCCGGCTATTTAGGACACGAACTCAACCGCTGCATTGAGCGCGACAACCAATACGCCCTCCTTGTGCGCTGGGAAACCGTTGAGCACCATGAGGTCGGATTCAGAAAGTCACCTCAATATCAGGAATGGCGCAAGCGGCTTCATCACTTCTATGATCCGTTTCCGACTGTGCTGCATTATCAGGCAGTGGCAGGTGTGGGAAGTGCTTCATAG
- a CDS encoding ATP-binding protein — MSTTYQLTSIVLIDSFWAGQTVLLNVDGHTSLSGTNGAGKTTFLRLMQLFWGERPSNIVGSTGSKKSFIDHYLPRASSYLIYEYRRPFGQVCHIMVQSDGRTARYKFIDAPYDRECYIDENNLPRDSAAVERQYRLNKPVETSRIMGVDDYCSVIQHHHNSGKKWIRTLQRRFSMASSPVTHMEKVIGAVIEKVGDFEIIKQMLVDISRDRLSQSLLDQEQRRNPFQLSKSHIDGWLADINAARALEARRDYFDELLQAAEKLKDTHSELSHIHFLARNSHKTAQAELAKGSELINETKKQLQQLGLDFARQLEPKNETLRQLNGQVNDLDFQIHALEDKKQQYEQQDAETFAIKGALLGQYLEQQTLKKQEIEALESKTKDIKALYEHQLTELKHRHTHQLQVFDTQRATEELDRERKLTEAEDQYQQRKEQLVKDSEARTQPLKEQKAHLTTECAVKQSERQHVPMPEALAQQIDKTRQELTEVRQAIRQAVDGQQAADKAYYAARDAFHAIDGQLKNKKTQLRQYQQQHETCLKRLQPAEGSLQHFLEQEVDGWQQTIGRVIAPDLLEHKGLNPAIMPGVEPSFYGLSLDLDALAGRELEATKSSLQAEEQALFKKIEETQADIARTEAGLNAASSTLEQSRQDKQKAEHNTQRARQQEETLSEQEQSLAHQAKAEIEKARAHIQHAIDALQAEIKRCDRDLQTVAEESRADQTQLHQEHLARRAIIESDAQNRLQAIQALIKQEKDSHQAEQQRIQARLQADLQESGADDTIIDLSRQLNELKAKEKQARKFQELAEQYQLWLDKQWQQHAMLCRQRSECQQQHSLLKDEIAQMERDFKASKDRLNSLIYQQEQALQKTQSLLAQLDNTISQLANHPPVINEALPDYAPDTLQKLAQSLVQTRRSLEKTLLSGRQTIVQLFNTHQRSQLAEAWNRALEAAADSVHDGLEIEQPLKDVLKMVANVKQATSQQIELHATDVNAFYQHLRNFERIIKSTGALLSKHVSQEKHFAALGEITVTVRSKMSDLEYWQALKQFGDNYGRYREHADLTGDSDIPVSLIEAMTALTTLLPADGIKIRHLSLFDIEFTISENGHTKQARNAKELKDVSSTGLSYLALITFFTGVTSMLRRQSQTVVCWPIDELGDLAPENIEAMMAMLTRQNIRIISASPTADRNVLSLFDRRYLIDRQKLHEVAIPASRLDALLAPMTHRETSHV; from the coding sequence ATGTCGACAACCTATCAATTAACAAGCATTGTCCTGATCGACAGCTTTTGGGCCGGGCAGACCGTGCTGCTGAACGTGGACGGGCACACCAGCCTGAGCGGCACGAACGGTGCCGGCAAAACGACCTTTCTGCGCCTGATGCAGCTGTTCTGGGGCGAGCGGCCCAGCAACATCGTCGGCAGCACGGGCAGCAAAAAAAGCTTCATCGACCATTACCTGCCGCGCGCCAGCAGTTACCTGATTTATGAGTACCGGCGCCCTTTCGGCCAGGTCTGCCATATCATGGTGCAGAGCGACGGGCGCACCGCGCGCTACAAATTCATCGATGCGCCTTATGATCGGGAATGCTACATCGACGAAAACAACCTGCCGCGCGACAGCGCCGCCGTCGAACGCCAGTACAGGCTTAATAAGCCTGTCGAGACCTCGCGCATCATGGGCGTCGATGACTATTGCAGCGTCATCCAGCATCACCATAACTCGGGCAAGAAATGGATTCGCACGCTGCAACGTCGTTTTTCGATGGCTTCCTCGCCGGTCACGCACATGGAAAAAGTCATCGGCGCCGTGATCGAAAAGGTCGGCGATTTCGAAATCATCAAGCAGATGCTGGTCGACATCTCGCGCGACCGCCTCAGCCAGAGCCTGCTCGATCAGGAGCAGCGCCGCAATCCGTTCCAGCTCAGCAAAAGCCATATCGACGGCTGGCTGGCCGATATCAACGCCGCGCGTGCCCTGGAAGCCAGGCGCGATTATTTCGATGAACTGCTGCAGGCCGCAGAAAAGCTGAAAGACACCCACAGCGAACTGTCTCACATCCATTTTCTGGCGCGCAACAGCCACAAAACGGCCCAGGCCGAGCTGGCAAAAGGCAGTGAGCTGATCAACGAGACTAAAAAGCAGCTGCAGCAACTGGGCCTGGATTTTGCCCGGCAACTGGAACCCAAAAACGAAACCTTGCGGCAGCTGAACGGACAGGTCAATGACCTTGATTTCCAAATCCATGCGCTGGAAGACAAAAAGCAGCAATACGAGCAGCAGGATGCCGAAACTTTCGCGATCAAGGGCGCACTGCTCGGGCAATACCTCGAACAGCAGACGCTCAAAAAACAGGAAATCGAAGCGCTGGAAAGCAAAACCAAAGACATCAAGGCCCTTTACGAACATCAGCTGACAGAACTGAAGCACCGGCATACTCATCAGTTGCAGGTATTTGACACTCAACGCGCCACGGAAGAACTGGATAGAGAGAGAAAGCTGACGGAAGCCGAAGACCAGTACCAGCAGCGCAAGGAACAGTTAGTCAAGGACAGCGAGGCCCGCACACAGCCGCTCAAAGAGCAAAAGGCGCATTTGACAACGGAATGCGCTGTCAAGCAAAGCGAGCGCCAGCATGTGCCTATGCCTGAAGCGCTGGCGCAACAGATCGACAAGACCCGGCAGGAACTGACCGAGGTACGCCAGGCCATCAGGCAGGCCGTAGACGGGCAGCAGGCCGCCGACAAGGCCTATTATGCCGCTCGAGATGCCTTCCATGCTATCGACGGCCAGTTAAAAAATAAGAAAACGCAGTTGCGGCAATATCAACAACAGCATGAAACCTGCCTGAAGCGACTGCAGCCGGCCGAAGGCTCGCTGCAGCATTTTCTGGAACAGGAAGTCGACGGCTGGCAGCAGACGATCGGCCGCGTCATCGCCCCCGACCTGCTGGAACACAAAGGCCTGAACCCGGCCATCATGCCCGGCGTCGAGCCCAGCTTCTACGGACTCAGCCTGGATCTTGACGCCCTGGCCGGCCGCGAGCTGGAAGCAACCAAATCGTCCCTGCAGGCCGAAGAACAGGCCCTGTTCAAAAAGATCGAGGAAACCCAGGCCGACATCGCGCGTACGGAAGCCGGTCTCAATGCGGCATCCTCCACGCTGGAGCAAAGCCGCCAAGATAAGCAGAAAGCCGAACACAACACGCAACGCGCGCGCCAGCAGGAGGAAACGCTGAGCGAGCAGGAGCAAAGCCTGGCTCATCAGGCCAAGGCCGAAATCGAAAAAGCGCGCGCCCACATACAGCACGCCATCGACGCCCTGCAGGCCGAGATCAAGCGCTGCGACAGAGATCTGCAAACCGTCGCCGAAGAGAGCCGCGCCGATCAAACCCAGCTGCATCAGGAGCATCTGGCCCGCCGGGCCATCATTGAATCCGATGCCCAAAACAGGCTTCAGGCCATACAGGCCCTGATCAAGCAGGAAAAAGACAGCCATCAGGCCGAACAGCAGCGCATCCAGGCCCGCCTGCAAGCCGACTTACAGGAAAGCGGCGCCGACGACACGATCATTGACCTGAGCCGCCAGCTGAATGAATTGAAAGCCAAAGAGAAACAGGCCAGAAAGTTTCAGGAACTGGCTGAACAGTACCAGCTCTGGCTGGACAAACAATGGCAACAGCATGCCATGCTGTGCCGACAACGCAGCGAATGTCAGCAGCAGCATTCGCTGCTGAAGGATGAAATCGCACAAATGGAGCGCGACTTCAAAGCCAGCAAAGATCGGCTCAACAGCCTGATCTACCAACAGGAACAGGCGCTGCAGAAAACCCAAAGCCTGCTGGCGCAGCTCGACAACACGATCAGTCAGCTGGCAAACCATCCGCCGGTCATCAACGAAGCGCTGCCCGACTACGCGCCCGACACGCTGCAGAAGCTGGCCCAGAGCTTAGTCCAGACACGCCGCAGCCTGGAAAAAACGCTGCTGAGCGGCCGGCAGACCATCGTCCAGCTGTTCAACACGCATCAGCGCAGCCAGCTGGCCGAAGCCTGGAACCGGGCGCTGGAAGCCGCGGCGGACTCTGTGCATGACGGGCTGGAAATCGAGCAGCCGTTAAAAGACGTGCTGAAAATGGTCGCCAACGTCAAGCAGGCGACCAGCCAGCAGATCGAGCTGCACGCCACGGACGTGAACGCGTTCTACCAGCATCTGCGCAACTTCGAACGCATCATCAAATCGACCGGCGCCCTGCTGTCGAAGCACGTCAGCCAGGAAAAGCACTTTGCGGCGCTGGGCGAGATCACCGTGACCGTGCGCTCGAAAATGAGCGATCTGGAATACTGGCAGGCCCTGAAACAGTTCGGCGACAATTACGGCCGCTACCGCGAACATGCCGACCTGACCGGCGACAGCGACATCCCCGTTTCCCTGATCGAAGCCATGACGGCGCTGACCACGCTGCTGCCGGCCGACGGCATCAAGATCAGGCATCTGTCGCTGTTCGACATCGAATTCACCATTTCCGAAAACGGCCACACGAAACAGGCCCGCAACGCCAAGGAACTCAAGGATGTCAGTTCCACGGGCCTGTCCTATCTGGCGCTGATCACGTTCTTCACCGGCGTGACATCCATGCTGCGCCGGCAGAGCCAGACCGTGGTCTGCTGGCCGATCGATGAGCTGGGCGATCTGGCGCCGGAAAATATCGAAGCCATGATGGCCATGCTGACCCGGCAGAACATCCGCATCATCTCGGCCAGCCCGACAGCCGACCGCAACGTGCTGAGCCTGTTCGACCGGCGCTACCTGATCGACAGGCAGAAACTGCACGAAGTCGCGATACCGGCCAGCCGTCTTGACGCGCTGCTGGCCCCCATGACCCACAGGGAAACCAGCCATGTTTAA
- a CDS encoding DUF7281 domain-containing protein, with amino-acid sequence MNKDLYRWICELVRKNPAETTERPYSITGRKVQEKYQCGHSRNGKLVFTAEDKRALRILVKDKFDLDPFVDDLPDRRTDVARLHNNEKLARKPASHDHVLLNCPAGKLRLNGRHIDLQAPFIVSAGLTTLASAITEIDHAKLVVVENLEIMSRCAEFIMPAALHEALWIYRGDSATGARVDACHDLLRRHVAGKTVIAFSDMDPKGLEIALTMPAASHWLGPDRSMWASCLKSKYASRSGFDAQGETMAYLLSNNKTGLSTELAALIAELCDERSSFRQEHMLAHAVPLALYPLR; translated from the coding sequence ATGAATAAGGACTTGTATCGTTGGATATGCGAACTGGTACGCAAGAACCCGGCCGAAACCACTGAACGGCCTTACAGCATAACCGGCCGCAAAGTGCAGGAAAAATACCAATGCGGACATAGCCGGAATGGCAAACTGGTTTTTACAGCTGAAGATAAAAGAGCCCTACGCATTCTCGTGAAGGACAAGTTTGATCTGGATCCTTTCGTCGACGATTTGCCCGATCGCCGTACCGATGTCGCTCGATTACACAACAACGAGAAACTGGCCCGAAAACCGGCCAGCCATGACCATGTGCTGCTCAACTGCCCTGCCGGCAAGTTAAGATTGAACGGTCGGCACATTGATTTGCAGGCTCCATTTATCGTCTCAGCCGGGCTGACAACGCTCGCGTCAGCCATAACGGAGATAGACCATGCGAAGCTTGTCGTGGTCGAGAACCTGGAAATCATGTCGCGCTGCGCCGAATTCATCATGCCAGCCGCGTTGCATGAGGCGCTATGGATCTACCGAGGCGATTCGGCAACCGGAGCCCGAGTCGATGCTTGTCATGATTTATTGCGCCGCCATGTGGCCGGCAAAACAGTCATCGCATTCAGTGATATGGACCCTAAAGGGCTTGAAATTGCATTGACGATGCCTGCTGCCTCACACTGGCTGGGGCCTGACAGGTCGATGTGGGCGTCATGTTTAAAGAGCAAATATGCCAGCCGCAGCGGCTTTGATGCGCAAGGTGAAACCATGGCATATCTCTTAAGCAATAATAAAACCGGCTTATCTACTGAACTGGCGGCGCTGATCGCTGAACTCTGCGACGAGCGCAGTTCTTTTAGGCAGGAACACATGCTGGCCCATGCCGTCCCGTTGGCATTGTATCCGCTCAGATAA
- a CDS encoding potassium channel family protein gives MHWLDNVHSALAWASSLRTHLFKFRHLSYLVLLAIMITLTGGLMLFLVDPNIKSLQDGIWSAWVTLTHVGFGDVVPVSFLGRLLMAGLIFLGVVFFSLFMALVSMALIGRNMDALDEKTAVSHDEKDRILAELARLHQRMDALEKLLSSGDDGK, from the coding sequence ATGCACTGGTTAGACAATGTCCATAGCGCGTTGGCTTGGGCGAGCAGCCTTAGAACTCACTTGTTCAAATTCCGGCACCTGAGTTATCTGGTGTTGCTGGCGATCATGATTACTTTGACGGGCGGATTGATGCTGTTTCTGGTCGATCCTAATATCAAGTCGCTTCAGGACGGAATCTGGTCTGCTTGGGTGACGTTGACCCATGTCGGGTTCGGCGACGTGGTCCCGGTTTCCTTTTTAGGCCGCCTGCTGATGGCCGGTTTGATTTTTTTGGGCGTGGTGTTTTTTTCGCTGTTTATGGCGCTGGTTTCGATGGCTTTGATCGGCAGAAACATGGATGCCCTGGACGAGAAAACAGCAGTCAGTCACGATGAAAAAGACCGGATTCTTGCCGAATTGGCGCGGCTGCATCAGCGGATGGACGCGCTGGAGAAATTGTTGTCTTCGGGGGATGATGGAAAATAG
- a CDS encoding PEP-CTERM sorting domain-containing protein, which yields MKKAFCSIVFCSALFGINAAQASEVEIDFDSDPSFHYGDGNPYQQEGFQISNSYNNYDGLLFWGTSSYNADPDGNTLSHNWGGSTMTLTKIGGGLFDFNTIDLADVYNNGSGGDVQFNFLFGDSSTTQSTVTLDNLVGLQRFTFNLLGLSQVSWTPLTTQGQWLQVDHIIVDASVSQVPVPAAVWLFGSGLLGLLGFNRKRF from the coding sequence ATGAAAAAAGCATTCTGTTCAATTGTATTTTGTTCGGCTCTGTTCGGGATTAACGCCGCGCAGGCCTCTGAGGTCGAAATCGACTTCGATTCTGACCCGAGTTTCCACTATGGAGATGGCAATCCCTACCAACAGGAGGGCTTCCAGATATCCAACAGTTATAATAACTATGATGGCCTCTTGTTCTGGGGTACCTCATCCTATAATGCCGATCCGGATGGCAATACCCTCAGCCACAATTGGGGCGGCTCAACGATGACCCTCACAAAAATCGGCGGCGGTCTGTTTGATTTTAATACCATTGATCTAGCGGATGTCTACAACAACGGATCTGGAGGGGATGTTCAGTTTAATTTCCTGTTTGGTGATTCTTCAACTACTCAATCCACAGTTACCCTCGATAATCTGGTAGGTTTGCAAAGATTCACTTTTAACCTCCTTGGCCTTTCACAGGTTTCCTGGACGCCTCTGACTACACAAGGACAGTGGCTGCAAGTGGATCACATCATTGTTGATGCCTCAGTATCTCAAGTTCCAGTCCCTGCTGCCGTATGGCTGTTTGGTTCGGGTTTATTGGGATTGCTGGGCTTTAATCGCAAGCGCTTTTAG
- a CDS encoding LysR substrate-binding domain-containing protein has translation MNLSQIELLQILQETNLNLSKAAEKMHVVQSAVSRQLQLFESELGSPLFERRGKKLVGLTSLGRRVMEEVATIHQSKQNIRALAADFLDSNSGTLHIATTHTQAKYFLPNPIRRFREKYPGVRIYIVQASPEQLIDQLHAHKADIAICTEKVDEDVELVLKPCYQWHHAAVMPQDHPLSTGEITLERLAAFPILTYSFGFTGRSNIEHAFKSEGLELDIILAAADTDVIKTYVRQGLGIGIIASMAYDARADKDLAARDLSHLIPQSTTKIAYLKQNYLPIYTQHFIAELLQAAGEIKR, from the coding sequence ATGAATTTAAGTCAGATTGAATTGCTGCAAATCCTGCAGGAAACCAACTTAAACCTGTCCAAAGCGGCCGAAAAGATGCATGTTGTGCAATCGGCCGTCAGCCGGCAGCTGCAGCTTTTTGAAAGCGAGCTGGGCTCGCCCTTGTTTGAACGCAGAGGCAAAAAGCTGGTCGGTTTGACGTCGCTCGGCCGCAGGGTCATGGAGGAAGTCGCGACGATCCACCAATCAAAGCAGAATATCCGCGCGCTCGCGGCCGATTTTCTGGACAGCAACAGCGGCACGCTGCATATAGCGACCACGCATACGCAGGCCAAGTATTTCCTGCCGAATCCGATCCGGCGCTTCCGCGAAAAATATCCCGGCGTCAGGATCTATATCGTCCAGGCCTCGCCCGAACAACTGATCGACCAGTTGCATGCGCACAAAGCCGATATTGCGATCTGTACCGAGAAAGTCGATGAAGACGTCGAGCTGGTGCTGAAACCCTGCTATCAATGGCACCATGCGGCCGTCATGCCGCAGGATCATCCGCTGAGCACGGGCGAGATCACGCTGGAGCGGCTGGCGGCCTTCCCGATTCTGACCTACAGCTTCGGTTTCACGGGCCGGTCGAACATCGAACATGCCTTCAAGAGCGAAGGTCTGGAGCTCGACATCATTCTGGCCGCGGCCGACACGGATGTAATCAAGACCTATGTGCGCCAGGGATTGGGTATTGGCATCATCGCGAGCATGGCCTATGACGCGCGGGCGGATAAGGATCTCGCGGCCAGGGATTTATCGCACCTGATTCCGCAGTCAACGACCAAGATCGCTTATCTGAAGCAGAATTATTTGCCGATCTATACGCAGCATTTTATTGCCGAGTTGCTGCAGGCGGCGGGAGAAATAAAGCGTTGA
- a CDS encoding alpha/beta fold hydrolase → MRIRGLATILVFLCLLSIKPIAHTETVPIGAPRQAALNACYQDFTEHRIQHGANGLYARDYAGIEPPVVLMHGFPDNLHLYDRVVPHLCGRHVVLFDFLGWGQSDKPEGYSYTFDDQKAQLDAVIQQLGLQQPLLVSHDASGPAAINWALDHSQETGGLVLLNTFYHLTPSLSAPEAIAIFADLLELRTASVVPPTNPWSFKRLSQAIASDPQLFRGLYFWQVGSFFRDDGPREEFLPQLYAQFAQKPSAIPAFVTLNRDLGNSIQANTKRVPELFLFDGPVRIIFGASDPYLNAGLARDFHNVFPTSDLFLLTTARHYVQMDEPARVAHLILTARTR, encoded by the coding sequence ATGCGCATTCGGGGCCTTGCTACGATCCTGGTTTTTCTGTGTTTGCTATCCATAAAACCCATCGCTCATACCGAAACTGTGCCGATTGGAGCCCCAAGGCAGGCTGCCCTTAATGCCTGCTACCAGGATTTCACTGAACACCGGATTCAGCATGGAGCAAACGGATTGTATGCCCGTGATTACGCAGGCATTGAGCCACCGGTTGTGCTGATGCACGGTTTCCCCGATAACCTTCATCTCTACGATCGAGTAGTGCCCCATCTGTGCGGCAGACATGTCGTCCTGTTTGACTTCCTCGGCTGGGGACAGTCGGACAAACCGGAAGGTTACAGCTATACATTCGACGATCAAAAAGCGCAGCTCGATGCCGTCATTCAGCAGCTTGGGTTGCAACAACCGCTCCTGGTGAGCCACGACGCCTCCGGACCGGCCGCGATCAACTGGGCGCTCGACCACAGCCAGGAGACCGGCGGACTGGTTCTGCTCAATACCTTCTACCACCTGACGCCTTCCCTCTCGGCGCCTGAAGCGATCGCCATATTCGCCGATCTGCTCGAATTGCGGACGGCATCCGTCGTGCCGCCAACCAACCCTTGGAGTTTCAAGCGCCTGAGCCAGGCGATTGCCAGTGATCCGCAACTGTTTCGAGGATTATATTTCTGGCAGGTAGGCTCCTTTTTTCGCGACGATGGGCCGCGGGAAGAATTTCTGCCCCAGCTCTATGCGCAGTTCGCCCAAAAACCGAGCGCCATTCCAGCGTTTGTCACGCTCAACCGTGACCTGGGAAATTCGATACAGGCCAACACGAAAAGAGTCCCTGAACTTTTTCTGTTCGACGGCCCTGTGCGGATCATCTTCGGGGCGAGCGATCCATACCTGAATGCCGGACTCGCAAGAGACTTCCATAACGTCTTTCCCACATCAGACCTGTTCCTGCTCACGACTGCCCGTCACTACGTGCAGATGGATGAGCCCGCGCGAGTCGCGCATCTGATCCTGACTGCCAGGACGCGTTAA
- the cmoA gene encoding carboxy-S-adenosyl-L-methionine synthase CmoA yields MTEQDRIFQQIKRVEDFTFDERVATVFDNMVSRSVPFYSEIQRLQSDLIVEFLSAQDDGVVCDLGCSTGTTIEHIINHPRCPQTARFVGFDNSEPMLDKARAKLSAAVAEQRVSLQIADLGDLPALPACDVVILNWTLQFVRPIGREHLLNNIYTALKPGGVLFLSEKILSSDAALNRLYIDHYLAFKKSQSGYTDEENQRKREALENVLIPYRLEENYRLLERAGFKRIDTYFRWLNFACLIAIK; encoded by the coding sequence ATGACAGAGCAAGATCGAATTTTTCAGCAAATCAAGCGAGTGGAAGATTTTACCTTTGATGAACGCGTTGCGACCGTGTTTGATAACATGGTTTCCAGGAGCGTGCCTTTTTACAGTGAAATTCAGCGCCTGCAGTCAGATTTGATCGTGGAGTTTTTGTCGGCGCAGGACGACGGCGTAGTTTGTGACCTAGGCTGTTCAACGGGAACGACCATCGAGCACATCATCAATCACCCTCGATGTCCGCAAACAGCCAGGTTTGTCGGCTTTGACAATTCCGAGCCCATGCTGGATAAGGCGCGCGCAAAATTATCGGCTGCCGTTGCAGAGCAAAGAGTATCTCTGCAGATTGCCGATTTAGGCGATTTGCCAGCCCTGCCTGCGTGTGATGTGGTGATTCTTAACTGGACTTTGCAGTTCGTGAGACCGATTGGCCGGGAGCATCTGCTTAACAATATCTATACCGCGCTTAAACCGGGCGGCGTGCTGTTTTTATCGGAAAAGATTTTAAGCAGCGATGCCGCTTTGAATCGTCTTTATATTGATCATTATCTGGCATTTAAAAAGTCGCAAAGCGGCTATACCGACGAGGAAAACCAGCGCAAGCGCGAAGCGCTGGAAAATGTGCTGATTCCTTACCGGCTTGAAGAAAATTACCGTTTACTGGAGCGGGCCGGCTTCAAGCGTATTGATACCTATTTCCGCTGGCTTAACTTTGCCTGCCTGATTGCCATCAAATAA
- a CDS encoding VOC family protein: MPRSHMDHLVVTAPSLEAGAEYVRQTLGVSLQAGGEHPRMGTHNCLLKLGEKLYLEVIAINPTAPRPDRPRWFQLDASDPSRPIRLATWVARTDDIHAAATVSPIPLGEVKPMSRGQMNWLITLPADGSLPLHGIAPTLIQWSSETHPAAMLRESGCRLVHLEGFHPEADKVVSLLGPIGFEGDFHISTLPPDQKPYLVAHIQTPAGIRQLSAPDFSLNPDAPHND, from the coding sequence ATGCCTCGATCGCACATGGATCACTTAGTCGTTACAGCCCCATCGCTGGAGGCCGGCGCAGAATACGTCCGGCAGACGCTTGGCGTGAGCCTGCAAGCCGGCGGCGAACATCCCCGCATGGGCACTCACAACTGTTTGCTGAAATTAGGGGAAAAACTATACCTTGAAGTGATCGCCATAAATCCGACCGCTCCTCGGCCGGACCGGCCGCGCTGGTTTCAGCTCGACGCCTCTGATCCGTCTCGCCCCATTCGGCTGGCTACATGGGTTGCCCGCACGGACGACATCCATGCGGCGGCGACAGTTTCGCCAATACCTTTGGGCGAGGTCAAGCCCATGAGCCGCGGCCAAATGAACTGGCTGATAACCCTACCTGCAGACGGCAGCCTGCCCCTGCATGGGATTGCGCCAACCCTCATCCAATGGAGTTCTGAAACTCATCCGGCTGCCATGCTGCGGGAAAGCGGATGCAGGCTTGTGCACCTTGAAGGATTTCATCCGGAAGCCGATAAGGTCGTCAGCCTGCTTGGGCCGATCGGCTTTGAGGGTGATTTTCATATCTCCACGCTGCCGCCGGACCAAAAGCCGTACCTTGTTGCCCACATTCAGACGCCTGCGGGCATACGGCAGTTGAGCGCCCCTGACTTTTCGCTCAACCCGGACGCGCCGCACAATGATTAG
- a CDS encoding class II glutamine amidotransferase — translation MCELLGMSANVPTDICFSFRGLMHRGGRTGPHCDGWGITFYEDKGFRTFKDPMPCYESPIARLVQDYPIKSRAVIGHIRQANRGHVALENTHPFTREQWGQFWTFAHNGQLSGYEELLKPGKHRPVGDTDSEAAFCWLLNELDHKYPRKPADMKALFLYAGELCGRLNDFGIFNMLLSDGRYLLAYCSTSLHWITRRAPFGKARLIDEDVVIDFHQETTPHDIVSVIATQPLTSDEQWHALTPGHYRLFHYGECIAENGF, via the coding sequence ATGTGCGAATTATTGGGAATGAGCGCGAATGTCCCGACCGACATCTGCTTCAGTTTCAGAGGGCTCATGCATCGCGGCGGGCGCACCGGCCCGCATTGCGACGGTTGGGGCATCACGTTTTATGAAGACAAGGGGTTCCGCACCTTTAAAGACCCCATGCCCTGCTATGAATCGCCGATCGCTCGGCTGGTGCAGGACTACCCGATCAAAAGCCGCGCCGTTATCGGGCATATCCGGCAGGCCAACCGCGGCCATGTGGCCCTCGAAAACACGCACCCGTTCACGCGCGAGCAATGGGGGCAGTTCTGGACTTTCGCCCACAACGGCCAGCTGTCGGGCTATGAAGAACTGCTGAAGCCGGGCAAGCACCGGCCGGTCGGCGATACAGACAGCGAAGCCGCCTTCTGCTGGCTGCTCAATGAACTGGACCACAAATACCCGCGCAAGCCGGCCGATATGAAAGCCCTGTTTCTATATGCCGGCGAACTCTGCGGGCGATTAAACGATTTCGGCATCTTCAATATGCTGCTGTCGGACGGACGTTATCTTCTGGCCTATTGCAGCACAAGCCTGCACTGGATCACGCGGCGCGCGCCATTCGGCAAAGCGCGGCTCATTGACGAAGATGTCGTGATCGACTTTCATCAGGAAACCACGCCGCATGACATCGTAAGCGTGATCGCGACACAGCCTCTAACCAGTGACGAACAATGGCACGCGCTGACCCCGGGCCATTACCGGCTGTTTCATTATGGCGAGTGTATTGCTGAAAATGGCTTTTAG
- a CDS encoding condensin complex protein MksE, whose protein sequence is MFKRVVEALLSGEFICPTAYADEYGYLRNPEHFQKIADYLAPLDRALCMLDGGETFYAGYTVIDETNRGQIREAFSEIRSQLRPVVEWMDLVMTAMGTDRPVRARDEIRLHHMLRVIEPEPSLCEQMARLTQMPFFRTVRTNVAEQLLWVLQKLEQSGYLVKPNPQGSTYLVTGKMDYLHQVIAFLNDAEELELDQADEDSGEQAELFE, encoded by the coding sequence ATGTTTAAACGAGTCGTTGAAGCGCTGTTGAGCGGCGAATTTATCTGCCCGACAGCTTATGCCGACGAATACGGCTACCTGCGCAACCCGGAGCATTTTCAAAAAATCGCCGATTACCTCGCGCCGCTGGACCGGGCGCTGTGCATGCTGGATGGCGGCGAAACGTTCTATGCCGGCTATACCGTCATCGATGAGACCAACCGCGGCCAGATCCGCGAAGCCTTCTCGGAAATCCGCTCGCAATTGCGGCCGGTCGTCGAATGGATGGATCTGGTCATGACCGCCATGGGCACGGACCGGCCGGTCCGTGCCCGCGACGAGATCCGCCTGCACCACATGCTCAGGGTTATCGAGCCCGAGCCGTCGCTGTGCGAGCAGATGGCGCGCCTGACCCAGATGCCGTTTTTCCGCACGGTCAGGACCAATGTCGCCGAGCAGCTGCTGTGGGTGCTGCAAAAGCTGGAGCAAAGCGGCTATCTGGTCAAGCCCAATCCGCAGGGTTCAACTTACCTCGTGACCGGCAAGATGGATTACCTGCATCAGGTCATCGCGTTTCTGAACGATGCCGAGGAGCTGGAACTGGATCAGGCCGATGAGGACAGCGGCGAACAGGCGGAGCTGTTTGAATGA